TTGCTCCTCCTGCTGCGGCCGGAGTGCGCCGGTCGGCGTATGCTGGTGCTCGTCGCCGCCTGCGGTGCCGGCTTCGGCTTCGTGCTGCTATCCGCGCCGCTGTGGATTTCGTTCCTCAGCGCGTGGGGCCACTCGATGACGGGCTACGACACACCGCATGCCGACACCCTGCGGTTGGCCCACGTGATCGGCTTTTTCGACGACATTTTCTACCGCCAGACGGCCAAGGAGGAGAACGTCGTCGCGCCGGCGCTGAACTTTCTCTTCCTCGTCGGCGTGCTGGCGTGGTTCGTCCAACCGCGTCGCAGCGGTCGCGATCGCACCGGCTGGGCGCTCGTGCTCGCTGCGCTGCCGCCCTTCGCGCTGGCCTTCGGCATCGTGCCGCCGGCGCTGATCGAAAAAATTCCGTTCGTCGGCAACATCGTCCATGTGGGCAACACCTTCTCGTGCGTGCTCATGCCCCTCGTCGCGGTGCTCGGCGGCCTGGGCTTCCGCGACATTTGGGAAAGCACGACACGCGCCGACGGACCTGCGTTCCACCTCCGCCTCTGGCTCGCGCTCGCCGCACTGCTGGCGCTCTACTTCGTCACCGCGACGTCATTCGATAAGAGCCCCTTCTTCACCGGCTATGCGCCGGCGCTCGTGCTCGCCGCCGCCGCGTTGCCGCTCGGCTGGCAGGCCGCGCGCCAGGAGCGACTCTCGCTTGCGCCGCTGTGGGTCGTGCTCGTCCTGGGCGTCCCGCTGCTGTTGTGGCGGCACAGCCAATATCGCGAGTCGTCGTTCTCCCACTACACCTTCGTGCCCGGGCCCCGCTCGAATCTCCACGCCGTCTCGCCCGCAATCACGATGCTGAAGGCCAGCCAGAACGAGCCGGGCCGCACCAACGGCTGGGAATCCGTGCTCTACGCTTCCTACAACACCGTGCCGCGCCTCGAAGGCGTCTACGGCGTCGATGCCGTGCGCAGCCGCCACTACCACGATCTCGCCGACGCCCTCGGCCTCGAGCGCGTCTGGAACTGGGACTGGCCCAACCGTGAGTCGCAATCCCGTGAACTCGTCCGCAAATACGATCTCTACAACGTCACGCACTGGCTCGCCACGCCCACGCCCGGCCCGCATCCCATCGACGGCCTCACGCAGATCGGCCGCGCCGACCTCGACGTCTACGCCAGCCCGACCGCGTGGCCGCGCGCCTTCTTCGTCGACCGCCTGACGACCTACGCGCAACCGGCCGACTTCGCGCGCCTCCTGATGAGCGGCGACGGTCGGCCGTTAGCCGCCGTGCAAGCTTCCGACTTCACCGACAAGCCGCCCGCGCTGCCGCTCTCCGAGCCAACCACGCCGCGCGAGATCCGCGCCGCGCGCGACTACCGTTTCACCCCGAATACGACCGCCTTTACGATCGACGCACCGCGCGCCGGGCTTGTCGTGCTCACCGAGACTTACTACTTCGATGATTTCAAAGTCACCGTGAACGGGCAACCCGCCGCCTACTTCCGCGTGAACCACGCCTTCAAGGGCGTGCAACTTCCGGCCGCCGGCACCTACCGCATCGAATTCGCCTATTGGCCCAAGCACTTCACCGCCGCGCTGTGGTGCGGTCTTGCCGGAGCGGTCTTTCTCACGTTGGGTGTGGTGCGGCTGTCGCATGTTCGCTTCCCGGACGCCGCCGCGCCGTCATGAGTCGCTCGTCGCCCAATTTCCCTCCGCTGCCCGCGGTTCCCAAACTCTCCGTCGTCGTGCCGGTGTTCAACGAGCGCGCCACCGTCACAGCTGCGCTCGACGCGATCACCGCCAAGCGCATCCCAGGCTGGGAGATCGAAATCATCATCGTCGAGAGCAACTCCACCGACGGCACGCGCGCGCTCGTGCTGCCCTACGGCTCGCTGCCGCACGTGAAGCTGATCCTGGAGGAGCGCCCCCGCGGCAAGGGCCACGCCGTGCGCAACGGCTTCCGCCAAGCCGCCGGCGACGTGCTGCTCATCCAGGACGCCGACCTCGAATACGATCTCGCCGACTACGAGAAGCTGCTCGCTCCGCTCCAAGCCGGCAGCCACACTTTCGTGCTCGGCTCGCGCCACGGCGACAGCCTCTTCATCCGCAAGATGGACGAGCAAATCCTCCACGCCTTCGCGCTGAACGCCGGCCACTGGTTCTTCACCGCGCTCGTGGACCTTTCCCTCGGACTCACGCTGCGCGATCCGTTCACGATGTATAAAGTCTTCCGGCGCGAGTGCCTCGCCGGCCTCACGTTCGACGCGAACCGCTTCGATTTCGACTGGGAGCTGCTGATCAAGCTCGTGCGCAAGGGCCACATCCCGGTGGAAATCCCCGTCCGCTACGCCTCGCGCTCCTTCAAGGAAGGGAAAAAAGTTTCCATGTTCCGCGATCCGCCCCAGTGGCTCTGGGCGTGGGCCAAATATCGTTTTCAACGCCTGTAGGGCCCGGCGCGTCCGGCCCCCCCTTTCGATTTACCATCGTCCGTCCCATGCGCATCCTGATCTCCGGCATCTGCGGTTTCGTCGGCAGCACTCTTGCCCGGGCGCTCGTCGCTTCCGGCCGCGGCTACGAAGTCGTCGGCTTCGACAATTTCATCCGCCCCGGCAGCGAAACAAACCGTGAGCCGCTGGAGAAGCTCGGCGTCAAGGTGATCACCGCCGACCTGCGTTTCGCGAAGGATATCGACGCGCTGCCCGCCGCCGACTTCGTGCTCGATGCCGCCGCCAACCCGAGCGTGCTCGCCGGCATCGACGGCAAAACCAGTTCGCGCGAGCTCGTCGACCACAACCTCTACGGCACCGTCAATCTCCTCGAATACTGCAAGACCCACCGCGCCGGCTTCATTTTGCTCAGCACCAGCCGCGTCTACGCCATCCCGCCGCTCGCCGGACTCGCGGTCCGCGCGGTCGACGGCGCGTTCGTGCCCGACGACAGCCACGCACTGCCCGCCGGCCTCACCGCGCGCGGACTCGACGAGACCTTTTCCACCACCGCGCCGCTCTCCCTCTACGGTGCGACCAAGCTCACGTCCGAGGCGCTCGCGTTCGAATACGGCGAGACGTTCGGCTTCCCCGTCTTCGTCAACCGCTGCGGCGTGCTCGCCGGTGCCGGCCAGTTCGGCCGCGCCGATCAGGGCATCTTCGCCTACTGGATCAACTCCTGGCTGCGGAAACGGCCGTTGAAATACCTGGGCTTCGGCGGCCAGGGCCATCAGGTGCGTGATTGCCTGCACCCCGCCGATCTGCTCCCCGTCCTCGAGAAACAGTTCGCCGCGCCGAAGCTGCCGATCGAGGACCGCTGCGCGAACTTCTCCGGCGGCGCCGCCTCCGCGATGTCGCTGCGGCAACTCAGCGATTGGTGCGCGGCCCGCTTCGGCCCGCACGCCGTCGTGCAGGACGGCACGCCGCGCCCCTTCGATATTCCTTGGATCGTGCTCGACCACACCAAAGCCACGCGGGTGTGGGGCTGGCATCCGACGCAGCCCACGGCGACGGTGCTTGCGGAAATCGCCGCCCACGCCGAACAACACCCGGGCTGGCTCGAACTCTCCACCCCACGCTGAGCGCGTCGGACTGGCCGATCCCAGCCGGCTGATTTACCCTTGCCGGTCCAATTCGGTCGCACAGCCTGCGCCTCGGTTACCTCTCCGAGACTGTGCCTCGCCTGCCCCGCCTTCGCCGCCCCGCGTTGGTTCGCTTCCTTCGTTTGACGCGAACAGGCGACTGCTTGCCGCCGCCTCAATCTTGGCGGCCCCCAGCAGCGAATGACCGTTGAATCCACGCTCTTCTGGCTGGATCGACATCCCGCCGCCTACTGGACCGTCGCGCTAACGGTCAGCGCGGCACTGGTGATCGCCGCGCTGCGCCCCACGTTTTTTCCCACTCCTTCCTCCACGCAGCACCATCGGCGCTGGCTGTATCCGCTGCTAATCCTGCTCACTCTGCTGGCATGGCGCTGGCCGTTTCTCTTTTTCGTCGACGAACTCAACACCGACGAGAGCCAGTTCATCGCCGGCACGCTGACCCTCACGCGTGATCCGGTTTTCTGGCGCTCCGTGGACGGCATGACGGCGGGGCCGTTGGTTTACTACGCGCTGCTGCCGTGGACTTGGCTGGGCATCCCGCTCGGCTACCTCACCGCGCGAGTGACAGGCGTGCTGTTCGTCTGGGCCAGCCTGTGGATCTGCTATCGCCTGTTGCAAAGGGTCTATGGCGAATCCACCGCGCGACTCGGCCTTTTACCCGGAGTGCTGTTCGTCGCCTCGGCTCTCGCACCGGACCTCAATCACTACTCTTCGGAACTGGCGAGCTTACCGCTGACCGCCATCGCGTTCGTCCTGATCATGGCCGCATCGGGCACCGGCCCGGCCGCCAAATGGGAATGGCTGGGCGCCGGGCTCGCCGCCGGAGCA
This window of the Candidatus Didemnitutus sp. genome carries:
- a CDS encoding glycosyltransferase family 2 protein — translated: MSRSSPNFPPLPAVPKLSVVVPVFNERATVTAALDAITAKRIPGWEIEIIIVESNSTDGTRALVLPYGSLPHVKLILEERPRGKGHAVRNGFRQAAGDVLLIQDADLEYDLADYEKLLAPLQAGSHTFVLGSRHGDSLFIRKMDEQILHAFALNAGHWFFTALVDLSLGLTLRDPFTMYKVFRRECLAGLTFDANRFDFDWELLIKLVRKGHIPVEIPVRYASRSFKEGKKVSMFRDPPQWLWAWAKYRFQRL
- a CDS encoding NAD-dependent epimerase/dehydratase family protein, translated to MRILISGICGFVGSTLARALVASGRGYEVVGFDNFIRPGSETNREPLEKLGVKVITADLRFAKDIDALPAADFVLDAAANPSVLAGIDGKTSSRELVDHNLYGTVNLLEYCKTHRAGFILLSTSRVYAIPPLAGLAVRAVDGAFVPDDSHALPAGLTARGLDETFSTTAPLSLYGATKLTSEALAFEYGETFGFPVFVNRCGVLAGAGQFGRADQGIFAYWINSWLRKRPLKYLGFGGQGHQVRDCLHPADLLPVLEKQFAAPKLPIEDRCANFSGGAASAMSLRQLSDWCAARFGPHAVVQDGTPRPFDIPWIVLDHTKATRVWGWHPTQPTATVLAEIAAHAEQHPGWLELSTPR